One region of Marivirga arenosa genomic DNA includes:
- a CDS encoding OmpP1/FadL family transporter, with translation MKTSVYIFAVLASVMMAFDSSAQVPLYTADAVRFSQTDGGGSARFVGLGGANVSLGGDISSISANPAGLGFYNRSSWAISPVLRLGQFNSTYEGNNNYNVGGNFQIPNMGFVLQNRFEEYADSKWISGAFGLAINQKQSFYNNINYNGTVSQNENGIAYDFTENALTPFLSENGFREFNTRNEIDDVANSNAYTYLAYQTYLLQTFNTENNTFLIDRYDFDGDTGGYLTQSADQRENIDTYSGITTLDVSYGANYNDKIYIGAALNVNFLNYRMVRSFRETPDNSFLNYMDLNEETMISGAGAAFTLGAIYKPINILNVGFSYTSPTFISMNETQDIAMETFFFFNPETGEENISYEEEIINEVPSYSLRLPQKVSVGATTFISKYGFITADLEYVDYTSARYSSTNGAFDGDVPEVGNNLNSTFNLKVGAEGRLNIFRARVGYAYFDNPYKNFNLNRQSISAGIGIMKKDGFFIDATYRLSSFDNPDFVAYSSSDMSSDVIRSESDISSFRLTIGKSL, from the coding sequence ATGAAAACGTCCGTTTATATATTTGCGGTTTTAGCGAGTGTAATGATGGCTTTTGATTCATCAGCTCAAGTGCCTTTATACACTGCTGACGCTGTTAGGTTCAGTCAGACCGATGGAGGAGGTTCAGCTCGCTTTGTTGGCTTAGGTGGAGCTAATGTTTCTTTAGGTGGTGACATCAGTAGTATTTCAGCTAACCCCGCTGGTTTAGGATTTTATAATCGATCTTCATGGGCTATTTCTCCTGTTTTAAGATTAGGACAATTCAACTCAACCTATGAAGGGAATAATAATTATAATGTGGGAGGGAATTTTCAAATTCCTAATATGGGGTTTGTTTTGCAAAACCGATTCGAGGAATATGCAGATTCGAAATGGATTTCTGGAGCTTTTGGATTAGCAATAAATCAAAAGCAAAGTTTCTATAATAACATTAATTATAATGGAACTGTAAGTCAAAATGAAAACGGAATTGCTTATGATTTTACTGAAAATGCCTTAACTCCTTTTTTAAGTGAAAATGGTTTCAGAGAATTTAATACCCGAAATGAAATTGATGATGTAGCTAATTCAAATGCTTATACCTATTTAGCTTATCAAACTTATTTATTACAGACTTTCAACACTGAGAACAATACATTTTTAATAGATCGATATGATTTTGATGGGGATACGGGTGGATATTTAACACAATCAGCAGATCAGAGAGAAAATATTGACACCTATAGTGGAATTACTACTTTGGATGTTTCCTACGGTGCAAACTATAATGACAAGATATATATTGGAGCAGCACTTAATGTGAATTTTCTTAATTATAGAATGGTACGGAGTTTTAGAGAGACCCCAGATAATTCATTTCTTAACTATATGGATTTAAATGAAGAAACTATGATTTCTGGTGCTGGAGCCGCTTTTACTTTAGGGGCTATTTATAAACCCATAAACATTTTAAATGTAGGCTTCTCCTATACTAGTCCAACTTTTATTTCCATGAACGAAACACAAGACATAGCTATGGAAACTTTCTTTTTCTTTAATCCTGAAACAGGTGAAGAGAATATTAGCTATGAAGAAGAAATAATTAATGAAGTCCCATCTTATAGCCTAAGATTACCACAAAAAGTGTCTGTTGGAGCTACTACTTTCATATCAAAATATGGGTTTATAACAGCAGATTTGGAATATGTTGATTATACTTCGGCAAGATATAGTAGTACAAATGGAGCATTTGATGGAGATGTCCCTGAGGTTGGAAATAATTTGAATAGTACTTTTAATTTAAAAGTTGGGGCAGAAGGAAGGCTTAATATTTTTCGGGCCAGAGTAGGTTACGCTTATTTTGATAATCCTTATAAAAATTTCAATCTTAATAGACAATCAATTTCTGCTGGAATTGGTATAATGAAAAAAGATGGATTTTTTATTGATGCAACATACCGATTGAGCAGTTTTGATAATCCTGATTTTGTTGCTTATTCTAGTAGTGATATGAGTAGTGACGTAATAAGATCGGAATCAGATATTTCAAGTTTCAGGCTAACTATAGGTAAAAGTTTATAA
- the proS gene encoding proline--tRNA ligase codes for MAKGLPKRSEDYSLWYNELVKRADLAENSAVRGSMIIKPYGFSIWEKMQRELDDMFKETGHQNAYFPLFIPKSYLSKEAAHVEGFAKECAVVTHYRLKNDENGKGIIVDPDAKLEEELIVRPTSETIIWNTFRNWIQSYRDLPLLINQWANVVRWEMRTRLFLRTAEFLWQEGHTAHATKQEAIEETERMINIYAEFAEEFMALPVIKGLKSESERFAGALETYCIEGLMQDGKALQAGTSHFLGQNFAKAFDVKFATKDGGKQEYVWGTSWGVSTRLMGALVMAHSDDDGLVLPPRLAPIQVVIVPIFKSEEDQNRIAEVAEKLRKNLKKKGITVKFDNRDTHKPGFKFAEWELKGVPLRIAIGPRDLENGTVELARRDTKKKNTVNIEGIESIIEDTLEAIQNNIYKKAKDFRTENTVKVDTYEEFKNIIENKGGFVSAHWDGTAETEEKIKEETKATIRCIPLDAEEEAGKCIYTGKPSNKRVLFAKAY; via the coding sequence ATGGCGAAAGGATTACCAAAAAGAAGTGAAGATTACTCGCTTTGGTACAACGAATTAGTAAAAAGAGCGGATTTAGCTGAGAATTCAGCAGTTAGAGGAAGTATGATCATCAAGCCCTATGGTTTTTCCATTTGGGAAAAAATGCAGAGAGAATTAGATGATATGTTTAAAGAAACGGGACATCAAAATGCATATTTCCCACTTTTTATTCCCAAATCGTATTTAAGTAAGGAAGCTGCCCATGTAGAAGGATTTGCAAAAGAATGTGCTGTTGTAACTCATTATAGATTAAAAAATGATGAAAATGGAAAAGGCATTATTGTAGATCCTGATGCAAAACTAGAAGAAGAACTAATTGTTAGGCCAACTTCTGAAACTATCATTTGGAATACTTTCAGAAATTGGATTCAATCCTATCGTGATTTACCTCTTTTAATCAATCAGTGGGCAAATGTAGTAAGATGGGAAATGCGTACTCGTCTTTTTCTTAGAACAGCAGAATTTCTTTGGCAAGAAGGACACACTGCTCATGCTACTAAGCAAGAAGCTATTGAAGAAACCGAAAGAATGATCAATATCTATGCTGAATTTGCTGAAGAATTCATGGCATTACCAGTAATAAAAGGATTGAAATCTGAAAGTGAAAGATTTGCTGGGGCTCTAGAAACGTATTGTATTGAAGGACTTATGCAAGATGGAAAAGCACTACAAGCGGGAACATCGCACTTTTTAGGCCAGAATTTTGCTAAAGCTTTTGATGTAAAATTTGCCACAAAGGATGGTGGAAAACAAGAATATGTTTGGGGAACTTCCTGGGGCGTTAGTACCAGATTAATGGGGGCATTAGTAATGGCTCACTCAGATGATGACGGGCTTGTCTTACCTCCTAGATTAGCTCCAATTCAAGTAGTAATTGTCCCTATCTTTAAATCAGAAGAAGATCAGAACAGAATTGCTGAAGTAGCAGAAAAGCTAAGAAAAAACTTGAAGAAAAAAGGGATTACTGTAAAATTCGATAATAGAGATACCCATAAGCCTGGATTTAAATTTGCAGAATGGGAATTGAAAGGAGTGCCTTTAAGAATTGCGATTGGGCCGAGAGATTTAGAAAATGGTACTGTTGAATTAGCTAGAAGAGATACTAAAAAGAAGAATACAGTGAATATTGAAGGTATTGAATCCATTATTGAGGATACTTTAGAAGCAATTCAAAATAATATTTACAAAAAAGCAAAAGACTTTAGAACTGAGAATACAGTAAAAGTTGATACATATGAAGAGTTTAAAAATATTATTGAAAATAAAGGTGGGTTTGTAAGTGCTCATTGGGATGGAACTGCTGAAACAGAAGAAAAAATAAAAGAAGAGACGAAGGCTACTATCAGGTGTATTCCTCTTGATGCTGAAGAAGAAGCAGGTAAATGTATTTATACTGGAAAACCATCAAATAAAAGAGTGCTTTTTGCAAAAGCTTACTAA
- a CDS encoding NfeD family protein has translation MVGIIFLILAGLALIIAELIFVPGTTFVGVIGLLLTIVGIFIVFDDYGNIAGYWTVGITGVVTLAAIIFSFKSASWDRFSLKSSIKSKVNDSDVYTFQVGEKGKTVSDLKPIGKAEIFGKVYEVRSKGEWIGAGQEIQIIKIDHKRIFVEPIK, from the coding sequence ATGGTTGGTATAATATTTCTTATTTTAGCTGGTTTAGCACTAATTATAGCTGAGCTTATTTTTGTTCCAGGCACTACATTTGTTGGAGTGATAGGTCTCTTACTTACCATAGTGGGTATCTTCATCGTTTTTGATGATTATGGAAATATAGCTGGTTATTGGACAGTTGGAATCACTGGAGTAGTTACTCTAGCAGCTATTATCTTTAGTTTTAAATCAGCATCTTGGGATAGATTTTCTTTAAAATCTAGTATTAAAAGCAAAGTAAATGATTCAGATGTTTATACCTTTCAGGTTGGCGAAAAAGGTAAAACTGTTTCTGATTTAAAACCTATTGGAAAAGCTGAAATATTTGGTAAAGTTTACGAAGTAAGAAGTAAGGGGGAATGGATAGGTGCAGGACAAGAAATTCAAATTATAAAAATAGATCATAAACGAATATTTGTAGAACCAATTAAATAA
- the floA gene encoding flotillin-like protein FloA (flotillin-like protein involved in membrane lipid rafts), with the protein MDTSLIFIVIAGIVLFFVFLYFVPINLWITAIFSGVKVGLFELVFMRIRKVPPRIIVESMITATKAGLEVTTNELETHYLAGGNVPNVIKALISADKANITLGFKQATAIDLAGRDVFEAVQISVNPKVITTPKVAAVAADGIQLIAIARVTVRANIQQLVGGAGEDTILARVGEGIVTSIGSANSHKNVLENPDKISKLVLQRGLDAGTAFEILSIDIADVDVGANIGAKLQTDQASADLKVAEAKAEERRAMAVAEEQEMRAKAQEARANVIQAEAEVPQAIAESFRSGNLGIMDYYRMQNIQADTDMRESISGNDKGTSSGKKSSGGKKGDDK; encoded by the coding sequence ATGGACACATCATTAATCTTTATTGTAATCGCAGGAATAGTATTATTTTTTGTATTCCTATATTTTGTACCTATCAACCTATGGATAACCGCGATATTTTCTGGTGTTAAAGTAGGTTTATTCGAGCTTGTTTTTATGAGAATCAGAAAGGTTCCGCCAAGAATTATAGTGGAATCCATGATTACCGCTACAAAAGCAGGCTTAGAAGTTACTACCAATGAATTAGAAACACACTATCTGGCTGGTGGTAATGTTCCTAATGTAATTAAAGCATTGATTTCAGCAGATAAAGCAAACATAACTTTAGGGTTTAAGCAGGCAACCGCTATTGATCTTGCGGGTAGAGATGTATTTGAAGCTGTTCAAATATCTGTTAATCCGAAAGTAATTACAACACCTAAAGTGGCAGCGGTTGCTGCAGATGGTATACAATTAATTGCTATTGCAAGAGTAACCGTCAGAGCAAACATCCAACAATTAGTTGGGGGTGCTGGTGAAGATACAATCTTAGCTCGAGTAGGTGAAGGTATAGTTACTTCTATTGGTTCTGCTAACTCACATAAAAATGTATTAGAAAACCCTGATAAGATTTCTAAACTAGTATTACAAAGAGGTTTAGATGCAGGTACTGCATTTGAAATACTTTCAATTGATATTGCGGATGTAGATGTTGGAGCTAATATTGGCGCCAAACTTCAAACTGACCAAGCATCAGCAGACTTAAAAGTTGCTGAGGCAAAAGCAGAGGAAAGAAGAGCTATGGCCGTTGCCGAAGAACAAGAAATGAGAGCTAAAGCTCAGGAAGCAAGAGCAAATGTAATTCAAGCTGAAGCAGAAGTACCTCAAGCAATAGCAGAGTCATTCAGAAGTGGAAATCTTGGGATAATGGATTATTACAGAATGCAGAATATTCAAGCTGATACTGATATGAGAGAATCTATTTCTGGTAATGACAAAGGAACTAGTTCTGGAAAAAAATCTTCTGGTGGTAAAAAAGGAGACGATAAATAA